The following proteins are co-located in the Streptomyces sp. DT2A-34 genome:
- a CDS encoding LLM class flavin-dependent oxidoreductase, whose amino-acid sequence MSLRLSTVILPYRRWSEGGREAWQRAEQLGFHTAYTYDHLSWRSFRDGPWFGAVPTLTAAAAVTDRLRLGTLVTSPNFRHPVPYAKELISLDDISGGRFTLGVGAGGSGFDATVLGQDPWTPRERADRFAEFVQLLDRLLTEDSVSYEGDFYSAHEARDIPGCVQRPRLPFAVAATGPRGLRLAARYGQAWVTTGDPKLYENGTPEQSIQAIRGQAEKLADACAEIGRDTAGLDMVLLTGFTPDRGRPLESLDAFVDFAGRHQELGFTEIVVHWPIPDSDFAADEKVFEQIAMEAAAQLR is encoded by the coding sequence ATGAGTCTGCGCCTGAGCACCGTGATCCTCCCGTACCGCCGCTGGTCCGAGGGGGGCCGCGAGGCATGGCAGCGCGCGGAGCAGCTCGGCTTCCACACCGCTTACACCTACGACCACCTGTCCTGGCGCAGCTTCCGGGACGGCCCGTGGTTCGGTGCCGTGCCTACACTGACCGCCGCCGCGGCCGTCACCGACCGTCTCAGGCTCGGCACTCTGGTGACCTCGCCGAACTTCCGGCATCCGGTGCCCTACGCCAAGGAACTCATCTCCCTCGACGACATCTCCGGCGGTCGCTTCACGCTCGGCGTCGGTGCGGGCGGCTCCGGGTTCGACGCCACCGTGCTCGGCCAGGACCCGTGGACGCCGCGCGAGCGGGCCGACCGGTTCGCCGAGTTCGTCCAGCTCTTGGACCGACTGCTGACCGAGGACTCGGTGTCATACGAAGGCGACTTCTATTCGGCGCACGAGGCGCGTGACATCCCGGGGTGTGTGCAGCGCCCCCGGCTGCCCTTCGCGGTCGCCGCGACGGGACCGCGCGGACTGCGGCTCGCGGCACGCTACGGGCAGGCGTGGGTGACCACGGGCGACCCCAAGCTGTACGAGAACGGCACTCCTGAACAGTCGATTCAAGCCATTCGTGGACAGGCCGAGAAGCTGGCCGACGCCTGCGCCGAGATCGGCCGGGACACCGCCGGCCTCGACATGGTCCTGCTCACCGGTTTCACCCCGGACCGAGGCCGTCCGCTGGAGTCCCTCGACGCGTTCGTGGACTTCGCGGGGCGCCATCAGGAACTGGGATTCACCGAGATCGTGGTCCACTGGCCGATCCCCGACTCCGACTTCGCGGCCGACGAGAAGGTGTTCGAGCAGATCGCCATGGAAGCGGCGGCTCAGCTGCGGTGA
- the cydD gene encoding thiol reductant ABC exporter subunit CydD → MFHVKPIDPRLLRYARTTRLFLIAVVGLGAVGAVLVIAQAMLIAEAVVGAFEHGMSAAELRSPLLLLAAVAVGRAVVAWLTELAAHRASAAVKSELRGRLLGRAAELGPGWLSGQRTGSLVSLATRGVDALDDYFSRYLPQLGLAVVVPVAVLARIVTEDWVSAAIIVGTLPLIPIFMMLIGWATQSRMDRQWRLLSRLSGHFLDVVAGLPTLKVFGRAKAQAESIRRITGEYRRATMRTLRIAFISSFALELLSTLSVALVAVTIGMRLVHGEMHLYDGLVVLVLAPEAYLPLRQVGAQYHAAAEGLAAAEEIFEVLETPVPASGTAAVPTGTVSFEGVSVRYPGRSTDAVSDVSLSVEPGETVALVGPSGAGKSTLLNVLLGFVRPAEGRVLVGGVDLAELDLREWRSRIAWVPQRPHLYAGTIAENVRLARPDADDAAVRRALRDAGALEFVDALPRGVDTVLGEDGTGLSAGQRQRLALARAFLADRPVLLLDEPTAALDGATEAAVVEAVRRLAVGRTVLLVVHRPALLGVADRVVRLAEAVAPVQAEALPRASAIRPIEQEAHGGSAADDAEAVPPATDARGVLARVRAMSGPRRGRLALALLLGSLALGSAVGLMATSGWLISRASQQPPVLYLMVAVTATRAFGIGRAVFRYAERLVSHDAVLRMLADTRVAVYRRLERLAPAGLRRTRRGDLLSRLVADVDALQDYWLRWLMPAAAATVVSAGAVGFTAWLLPEAGAVLAVGLLAAGAGVPLVTGAVARRAERRLAPARGVLATRVTDLLTGTAELTVAGALPSRTAEARRADGVLTRIASRAATATALGDGLIALISGLTVAATALVGAQGVADGRLGGVAMAVVVLTPLAAFEAVLGLPLAVQYRQRVGKSAERVYEVLDAPEPVREPERPRQAPASPFPVAVRDLTARHAGQERDALAGLDLTLDEGRRIAVVGPSGSGKTTLAQVLLRFLDADAGSYTLGGVDAYALDGDDVRRLVGLCAQDAHLFDSSVRENLLLAKKDATEAELRDALERARLLDWADSLPDGLDTLVGEHGTRLSGGQRQRLALARALLADFPVLVLDEPAEHLDLPTADALTADLLAATEGRTTLLITHRLAGLEAVDEVVVLNEGRVVQRGTFAELAAVDGPLRGMVEREEEADSLVGAP, encoded by the coding sequence ATGTTTCACGTGAAACCGATCGATCCGCGTCTCCTCCGATACGCCCGCACCACTCGCCTCTTCCTGATCGCGGTCGTCGGCTTGGGTGCCGTCGGTGCGGTGCTGGTCATCGCGCAGGCGATGCTCATCGCCGAGGCGGTGGTAGGCGCGTTCGAGCACGGGATGTCCGCCGCCGAACTGCGTAGTCCCCTGCTGCTGTTGGCGGCCGTGGCGGTCGGCCGTGCGGTCGTCGCGTGGCTTACCGAGCTCGCCGCCCACCGCGCGAGCGCGGCGGTGAAGTCGGAGCTACGGGGGCGGCTGCTGGGGCGGGCGGCCGAGCTGGGGCCCGGCTGGCTGAGCGGACAGCGAACCGGCTCGCTCGTCTCCCTCGCCACGCGAGGTGTCGACGCCCTCGACGACTACTTCTCGCGCTATCTGCCGCAGTTGGGGCTCGCGGTGGTCGTGCCCGTGGCTGTGCTGGCCCGGATCGTGACCGAGGACTGGGTCTCGGCGGCGATCATCGTCGGTACCCTGCCGCTGATTCCGATCTTCATGATGTTGATCGGCTGGGCGACGCAGTCCCGGATGGACCGTCAGTGGCGGCTGCTGTCCCGGCTGTCCGGGCATTTCTTGGACGTCGTCGCCGGGCTGCCGACCCTGAAGGTGTTCGGGCGGGCCAAGGCGCAGGCCGAGTCGATTCGGCGGATCACCGGCGAGTACCGCAGGGCGACGATGCGGACCCTGCGGATCGCGTTCATCTCCTCCTTCGCACTGGAGTTGCTCTCGACGCTCTCGGTGGCCCTGGTCGCCGTGACGATCGGCATGCGGCTCGTCCACGGCGAGATGCATCTGTACGACGGCCTGGTCGTCCTTGTGCTGGCGCCCGAGGCCTACCTCCCGCTGCGTCAGGTGGGCGCGCAGTACCACGCGGCGGCCGAGGGGCTGGCTGCGGCCGAGGAGATCTTCGAGGTGCTGGAGACTCCGGTGCCGGCCTCGGGGACCGCCGCGGTGCCGACGGGGACGGTGTCGTTCGAGGGCGTCTCCGTCCGCTACCCCGGACGGTCCACCGACGCCGTGTCGGACGTGTCCCTCTCCGTCGAGCCCGGAGAGACGGTCGCGCTCGTCGGGCCGAGCGGCGCGGGCAAGTCGACGCTGCTGAACGTGCTGCTGGGATTCGTGCGGCCGGCCGAGGGGCGGGTGCTGGTCGGGGGAGTCGATCTCGCCGAACTCGATCTGCGGGAATGGCGCTCACGCATCGCCTGGGTGCCGCAGCGGCCACATCTGTATGCCGGGACGATCGCCGAGAACGTACGGCTGGCGCGTCCCGACGCGGACGACGCCGCCGTACGACGCGCGCTGAGGGACGCCGGGGCGCTGGAGTTCGTGGACGCGCTGCCCCGGGGCGTCGACACCGTGCTGGGTGAAGACGGGACCGGGCTGTCCGCAGGGCAGCGGCAGCGGCTCGCGCTGGCCCGGGCGTTTCTCGCGGACCGGCCCGTACTGCTGCTCGACGAGCCGACGGCCGCGCTCGACGGGGCCACCGAGGCCGCGGTCGTGGAGGCCGTGCGGAGGCTGGCCGTGGGGCGGACGGTGCTGCTGGTGGTGCATCGGCCGGCGCTGCTGGGCGTGGCGGACCGGGTGGTGCGGCTCGCGGAAGCCGTGGCACCTGTGCAGGCAGAGGCCTTGCCGAGGGCGTCTGCCATTCGTCCGATCGAGCAGGAAGCGCACGGCGGTTCCGCTGCGGACGACGCCGAGGCCGTGCCTCCTGCGACGGACGCACGGGGTGTCCTTGCCCGTGTCCGCGCCATGTCCGGTCCCCGGCGCGGTCGCCTCGCCCTCGCGCTGCTGCTCGGGAGCCTCGCGCTCGGCAGTGCCGTCGGGCTCATGGCGACCTCCGGGTGGCTCATCTCGCGGGCCTCGCAGCAGCCGCCCGTGTTGTACCTGATGGTGGCCGTGACGGCGACGCGGGCCTTTGGCATCGGGCGGGCCGTGTTCCGGTACGCCGAGCGGCTGGTGTCGCACGACGCGGTGCTGCGCATGCTGGCCGACACCCGGGTCGCCGTGTACCGGCGGCTGGAGCGGCTGGCGCCCGCCGGGCTGCGTCGTACGCGTCGAGGTGATCTGCTGTCGCGGCTCGTCGCCGATGTGGACGCGCTGCAGGACTACTGGTTGCGGTGGCTGATGCCCGCGGCCGCGGCGACCGTGGTGTCCGCCGGGGCCGTCGGCTTCACCGCGTGGCTGCTGCCCGAGGCCGGTGCTGTGCTCGCGGTGGGGCTTCTGGCGGCCGGGGCCGGTGTCCCGCTCGTCACGGGTGCCGTCGCCCGCCGTGCCGAGCGCAGGCTGGCCCCTGCCCGCGGAGTGCTCGCGACCCGCGTGACGGATCTGCTCACCGGCACCGCGGAACTCACCGTCGCCGGCGCCCTGCCCAGCCGTACGGCCGAAGCGCGGCGGGCCGACGGGGTGCTCACCCGGATCGCCTCGCGGGCCGCCACCGCCACCGCGCTCGGCGACGGACTCATCGCGCTGATCTCCGGGCTCACCGTCGCCGCCACCGCCCTCGTGGGTGCCCAGGGGGTCGCCGACGGGCGGCTGGGCGGCGTGGCGATGGCGGTCGTCGTCCTGACCCCCCTGGCTGCCTTCGAGGCCGTCCTGGGGCTGCCGCTCGCCGTGCAGTACCGGCAGCGGGTGGGCAAGAGCGCGGAGCGCGTGTACGAGGTGCTGGACGCCCCTGAGCCCGTACGGGAGCCGGAGCGGCCCCGGCAGGCGCCCGCGTCGCCCTTCCCGGTCGCCGTCAGGGACCTGACCGCCCGTCACGCGGGGCAGGAGAGGGACGCGCTCGCCGGCCTCGACCTGACCCTGGACGAGGGGCGCCGGATCGCCGTGGTCGGCCCGTCCGGGTCCGGTAAGACGACGCTGGCGCAGGTCCTGCTGCGCTTCCTGGACGCGGACGCGGGCTCGTACACGCTGGGCGGCGTGGACGCGTACGCGCTGGACGGCGACGACGTACGGCGGCTCGTCGGCCTGTGCGCGCAGGACGCGCACCTCTTCGACAGCTCCGTGCGCGAGAATCTGCTCCTCGCCAAGAAGGACGCCACCGAGGCCGAACTGCGCGACGCCCTCGAGCGCGCCCGGTTGCTCGACTGGGCCGACAGCCTGCCCGACGGGCTGGACACGCTCGTGGGCGAGCACGGGACGCGGCTGTCGGGCGGGCAGCGGCAGCGGCTCGCGCTGGCCCGTGCACTGCTCGCCGACTTCCCCGTCCTCGTGCTCGACGAGCCCGCCGAGCACCTCGACCTGCCCACCGCCGACGCCCTCACCGCCGACCTGCTGGCCGCCACCGAGGGCCGTACGACCCTGCTCATCACCCATCGACTGGCCGGTCTGGAAGCGGTGGACGAGGTTGTCGTCCTGAACGAGGGGCGTGTGGTGCAGCGGGGGACCTTCGCGGAGCTGGCCGCTGTGGACGGGCCGCTGCGGGGGATGGTGGAGCGGGAGGAGGAGGCGGATTCGCTGGTGGGGGCGCCGTAG
- a CDS encoding M23 family metallopeptidase has protein sequence MRSYRRKRLLVPALLCALALLVAPAADATGDGKDTPARDGGGTGGDLGLGAQVARLYEDAALATQRYEEGRQEAEVQRAKAQRIEALLERERRQIGILHEDLGRIARAQYRSSGGMPLTAQLILAKSPDQLMRGQHVFSQTNLAVNNAIEKNRRAEARLAADEDRAEAAWQSLDKRNAELAELKKGIEQKLEAARWQLQGQADASVAAGSCAGAVRLDQPQTDFTTEWVAPVESYELSAAFGSGGARWANQHTGQDFAVPIGTPVRAVGDGRVVRVSCGGAFGMEIVVRHADGYFTQYAHLASAAVDQGERVDTGQWIGQTGTTGNSTGPHLHFEVRVTAEMGSAVDPVPWLSARGVQVG, from the coding sequence ATGCGCTCATATCGCCGCAAACGCCTGCTCGTTCCGGCGCTGCTGTGCGCGCTCGCCCTCCTCGTCGCCCCGGCCGCCGACGCCACCGGTGACGGGAAGGACACCCCCGCCCGCGACGGCGGGGGAACCGGCGGTGACTTGGGCCTCGGTGCGCAGGTGGCGCGGCTGTACGAGGACGCGGCTCTGGCGACGCAGCGGTACGAGGAGGGGCGGCAGGAGGCCGAGGTGCAGCGGGCGAAGGCACAGCGGATCGAGGCGCTGCTCGAACGCGAGCGGCGGCAGATCGGCATCCTGCACGAGGACCTGGGCCGGATCGCGCGCGCCCAGTACCGCAGCAGCGGCGGGATGCCGCTCACCGCGCAGTTGATCCTCGCCAAGAGTCCGGACCAGTTGATGCGCGGTCAGCACGTCTTCTCGCAGACGAACCTGGCCGTCAACAACGCCATCGAGAAGAACCGTCGCGCCGAGGCCCGGCTGGCCGCGGACGAGGACAGAGCCGAGGCGGCCTGGCAGAGCCTGGACAAGCGCAACGCCGAGCTCGCCGAGCTGAAGAAGGGCATCGAGCAGAAGCTCGAAGCGGCACGGTGGCAGTTGCAGGGGCAGGCCGACGCCTCCGTGGCCGCCGGATCCTGCGCCGGTGCCGTTCGGCTCGACCAACCGCAGACGGACTTCACCACCGAGTGGGTCGCGCCGGTGGAGTCGTACGAGCTGTCCGCGGCGTTCGGCAGCGGCGGGGCGCGGTGGGCGAACCAGCACACCGGGCAGGACTTCGCGGTGCCGATCGGCACGCCGGTGCGGGCGGTCGGGGACGGGCGTGTGGTCAGGGTCTCGTGCGGGGGCGCCTTCGGTATGGAGATCGTCGTCCGGCACGCGGACGGCTACTTCACGCAGTACGCCCACCTCGCCTCCGCCGCCGTCGACCAGGGCGAGCGCGTGGACACCGGGCAGTGGATCGGCCAGACGGGCACGACCGGCAACTCCACCGGCCCCCACCTGCACTTCGAGGTACGGGTCACCGCGGAGATGGGCTCGGCGGTGGATCCGGTGCCATGGCTGTCGGCTCGCGGGGTGCAGGTGGGGTAG
- a CDS encoding MerR family transcriptional regulator, giving the protein MSEVGRVAGQRGEVGRLADQRGEVGHAADGPAPPAHRIEDLAHLSGATVRTIRAYQDRGLLPRPERRGRANVYSDAHLVRLRQIADLLDRGYTLASIKELLEAWDAGRGLGGVLGLVAEVDGPWTDEEAVRISRAELDERFGGTPDDAAVADAVELGVLEPVPGDEDSFLVPSPQELTVAVELHAAGVPLSAISGHLRELRGQVEHIAARFLEFTTEHVFARYLDGRHRPTDAEAAEAASLVRRLRPLAQQTVDAELARAMRLLAVQHLRQHLDSGETPDLRNRTRSVTLPADTMAAVERLVGPEQASPFIALAAEREVRARVLDRLAASHAASTDLDETS; this is encoded by the coding sequence ATGAGTGAGGTCGGCCGGGTGGCCGGTCAGCGCGGTGAGGTCGGCCGCCTGGCGGACCAGCGCGGTGAGGTCGGCCACGCGGCCGACGGGCCGGCCCCTCCCGCCCACCGGATCGAGGACCTCGCGCACCTCAGCGGTGCCACCGTCCGCACCATCCGCGCCTACCAGGACCGGGGCCTGCTCCCCCGCCCCGAGCGCCGCGGCCGGGCCAACGTCTACTCCGACGCCCACCTCGTCCGCCTGCGCCAGATCGCCGATCTCCTCGACCGCGGCTACACCCTGGCCTCCATCAAGGAGCTCCTGGAGGCCTGGGACGCCGGACGGGGCCTCGGTGGGGTGCTCGGGCTGGTCGCCGAGGTGGACGGGCCGTGGACCGACGAGGAGGCGGTACGGATCTCGCGCGCCGAGCTGGACGAGCGCTTCGGCGGCACCCCGGACGACGCCGCCGTGGCCGATGCCGTGGAGCTCGGCGTGCTGGAGCCGGTCCCCGGCGACGAGGACTCGTTCCTCGTGCCGAGCCCTCAAGAACTCACTGTGGCAGTCGAGTTGCATGCGGCCGGGGTTCCGCTGTCCGCGATCTCGGGCCACCTAAGGGAGTTGAGAGGTCAGGTCGAGCACATAGCCGCCCGCTTCCTGGAGTTCACCACCGAACACGTCTTCGCCCGCTACCTCGACGGTCGACACCGTCCGACCGACGCCGAAGCAGCCGAGGCGGCCTCTCTCGTACGGCGGCTGCGCCCGCTCGCCCAGCAGACAGTGGACGCGGAACTCGCGCGCGCCATGCGCCTGTTGGCGGTTCAGCACCTGCGTCAGCACCTGGACTCGGGCGAGACCCCGGATCTGCGGAATCGGACGCGTTCCGTGACCCTCCCCGCCGACACGATGGCGGCCGTGGAAAGGCTCGTTGGCCCGGAGCAGGCTTCGCCCTTCATCGCACTGGCCGCCGAACGGGAGGTGCGCGCCCGCGTCTTGGACCGGCTCGCCGCAAGTCACGCCGCGTCAACTGATCTTGACGAAACCTCTTGA
- a CDS encoding RNA 2'-phosphotransferase has product MDERRTVKVSKYLSKHLRHQPERIGLTLDEAGWVEIDTLIAAAAAHGFRFTREELDHVVAANDKQRFAIEGTRIRANQGHSIDVDLGLPPATPPPYLYHGTVAGNLDAIRAEGLRPMNRHDVHLSPDRETATRVGARRGRPVVLSVDAGAMHRDGHVFHVSANGVWLTKAVPPEYLRFPESH; this is encoded by the coding sequence ATGGACGAAAGACGCACCGTGAAGGTGTCGAAGTACCTCTCGAAGCACCTGCGCCATCAGCCCGAGCGCATCGGGCTCACGCTCGACGAGGCCGGCTGGGTCGAGATCGACACGCTGATCGCCGCCGCGGCCGCGCACGGATTCCGGTTCACCCGGGAAGAGCTGGACCACGTGGTCGCCGCCAATGACAAGCAGCGTTTCGCGATCGAAGGCACCCGGATCCGCGCCAACCAGGGCCACAGCATCGATGTGGACCTCGGACTGCCCCCGGCGACGCCACCGCCGTACCTCTACCACGGCACCGTCGCCGGCAACCTGGACGCGATCCGCGCCGAAGGACTGCGGCCCATGAACAGGCACGACGTGCACCTCTCACCCGACCGCGAGACCGCCACGCGGGTCGGCGCCCGGCGCGGCCGCCCCGTGGTGCTCTCCGTGGACGCCGGCGCCATGCACCGCGACGGCCATGTCTTCCACGTCAGCGCGAACGGCGTGTGGCTGACGAAGGCGGTGCCGCCGGAGTACCTGCGCTTTCCCGAGTCGCACTGA
- the cydB gene encoding cytochrome d ubiquinol oxidase subunit II produces the protein MELHDVWFVLIAVLWIGYFFLEGFDFGVGVLTKLLARNRPERRVLINTIGPVWDGNEVWLLSAGGATFAAFPEWYATLFSGFYLPLLLILVSLIVRGVAFEYRAKRPEENWQRNWEHAIFWCSLIPAFLWGVAFGNIVRGVKLDQRHEYVGSVLDLLNPYALLGGLVTLTLFTFHGAVFTALKTVGEIRERARTLALWVGLVAAGLALLFLLWTQVENGDGQSLVALVVAVAALVAALLANQAGREGWSFALSGVTIVAAVAMLFLTLFPNVMPSSLNDEWSLTVTNASSSPYTLKIMTWCAVIATPIVMLYQGWTYWVFRKRIGTQHIAADAAAGATH, from the coding sequence ATGGAACTTCACGACGTCTGGTTCGTCCTGATCGCCGTCCTGTGGATCGGCTACTTCTTCCTGGAGGGCTTCGACTTCGGGGTCGGCGTCCTCACCAAGCTGCTCGCCCGGAACCGGCCCGAGCGTCGGGTGCTGATCAACACCATCGGCCCCGTCTGGGACGGCAACGAGGTGTGGCTGCTCTCGGCCGGCGGTGCGACCTTCGCGGCCTTCCCCGAGTGGTACGCCACGCTCTTCTCGGGCTTTTATCTGCCGCTGTTGCTCATCCTGGTCAGCCTGATCGTCCGGGGTGTCGCCTTCGAGTACCGGGCCAAGCGGCCCGAGGAGAACTGGCAGCGCAACTGGGAGCACGCGATCTTCTGGTGCTCGCTGATCCCGGCGTTCCTGTGGGGTGTGGCCTTCGGCAACATCGTGCGGGGCGTGAAGCTCGACCAGCGTCATGAGTACGTCGGCAGCGTCCTGGACCTGCTCAACCCGTATGCGCTGCTCGGTGGCCTGGTGACACTGACGCTGTTCACGTTCCACGGGGCGGTGTTCACCGCACTCAAGACCGTCGGGGAGATCCGGGAGCGGGCGCGGACTCTGGCCCTGTGGGTCGGTCTCGTCGCGGCTGGGCTGGCGCTGCTCTTCCTGCTCTGGACGCAGGTTGAGAACGGCGACGGGCAGAGCCTGGTCGCTCTCGTGGTGGCCGTGGCCGCGCTGGTGGCGGCGTTGCTGGCGAACCAGGCCGGGCGCGAGGGATGGTCGTTCGCCCTCTCCGGCGTGACCATCGTGGCGGCCGTGGCGATGCTCTTCCTGACGCTCTTCCCGAACGTCATGCCGTCCTCGCTCAATGACGAGTGGAGCCTCACGGTCACCAACGCCTCGTCGAGCCCCTACACCCTGAAAATCATGACCTGGTGTGCGGTGATCGCCACACCGATCGTCATGCTCTACCAGGGCTGGACCTACTGGGTGTTCCGCAAGCGGATCGGCACGCAGCACATTGCCGCGGACGCCGCTGCGGGGGCCACGCACTGA
- a CDS encoding Cof-type HAD-IIB family hydrolase, protein MTSATRQPQTPAAAAVRPRLIATDLDGTLLRDDKSVSPRTVAALAAAEEAGIEVFFVTGRPARWMDVVSDHVHGHGLAICGNGAAVVDLHGGPGAHRFVKVRELARENALDAVRLLREAAPGTVYAVEQTYGFYQEPDYPKLHMEIPDELAPAEDLLASDAPGAGEPVLKILAYHHTLDPDAFLTLARLAIGDRANVTRSSPSALLEISGPGVSKASTLALCCAERGISHEEVVAFGDMPNDVEMLTWAGQSYAMGNAHPDVIAAASGRTVANNEDGVAVVIEQLLARRD, encoded by the coding sequence GTGACCTCAGCGACTCGACAGCCCCAGACCCCGGCCGCCGCCGCTGTCCGCCCGCGGCTCATCGCCACCGACCTGGACGGCACCCTTCTGCGGGACGACAAGTCGGTCTCCCCCCGCACGGTGGCCGCGCTGGCCGCCGCCGAGGAGGCGGGCATCGAGGTGTTCTTCGTCACCGGCCGCCCGGCCCGCTGGATGGACGTCGTCAGCGACCACGTCCACGGTCACGGCCTCGCGATCTGCGGTAACGGCGCCGCGGTGGTCGACCTGCACGGCGGCCCCGGCGCCCACCGGTTCGTGAAGGTGCGTGAGCTGGCGCGGGAGAACGCGCTGGACGCCGTACGGCTGCTGCGCGAGGCGGCTCCGGGCACCGTGTACGCGGTGGAGCAGACCTACGGCTTCTACCAGGAGCCGGACTATCCCAAGCTGCACATGGAGATACCGGACGAGCTCGCGCCCGCCGAGGACCTCCTGGCGTCGGACGCCCCGGGGGCCGGCGAGCCCGTGCTCAAGATCCTCGCCTACCACCACACCCTCGACCCCGACGCCTTCCTCACCCTCGCCCGCCTCGCCATCGGCGACCGCGCCAATGTCACCCGCTCCAGCCCCAGCGCCCTGCTGGAGATCAGCGGCCCCGGCGTCTCCAAGGCCAGCACGCTCGCCCTGTGCTGCGCCGAGCGCGGTATCTCGCACGAGGAGGTCGTGGCCTTCGGGGACATGCCGAACGACGTGGAGATGCTGACGTGGGCGGGCCAGTCGTACGCGATGGGCAACGCGCACCCGGATGTCATCGCCGCCGCGTCGGGGCGGACGGTCGCCAACAACGAGGACGGCGTGGCGGTCGTGATCGAGCAGCTGCTGGCCCGGCGGGACTAG
- a CDS encoding SDR family oxidoreductase translates to MTLQGARERRVRTGGVELCVAELGDPGQPTVILLHGYPDSKEVWSEIAPRLADRFHVVLYDVRGHGRSTAPKPLRGGFTLEKLTDDFLAVVAAVSPDRPVHLVGHDWGSVQSWEFATVKRTEGRIASFTSMSGPSLDHFGHWINKRLKHPTPRRVGQLLGQGAKSWYVYLLHTPVLPELAWRGPLGKSWPRILERMEKVPGAGYPTSSLPTDAAHGAWLYRDNVRARLRRPRTDAYAHAPVQLITPLGDAFLSERLYDELELWVPQLTRRTLAAKHWIPRSRPDQLAAWITEFVTSVEGGRPEAVTATGKYADRFGGQLVLVTGAGSGIGRATAYAFAEAGARVVAVDRDAEAAARTAEMSRLIGAPAAWAETVDVSDEQAMEKLAEKVATEYGVVDVLVNNAGIGLSGSFFDTTPEDWKKVLDVNLWGVIHGCRLFGKQMAERGQGGHIVNTASAAAYQPSKALPAYSTSKAAVLMLSECLRAELAGRGIGVTAICPGFVNTNITSTAHFAGVDAEEEKRRQKKSARLYGLRNYPPEKVADAILRAVVRGEAVVPVTPEARGAYLMSRFTPRALRRIARLEPPL, encoded by the coding sequence GTGACTCTTCAGGGCGCGCGCGAACGCCGGGTGCGGACCGGCGGGGTCGAGCTGTGCGTCGCCGAGCTGGGCGACCCCGGGCAGCCGACAGTGATCCTCCTGCACGGCTATCCGGACAGCAAGGAGGTGTGGTCCGAGATCGCGCCGCGGCTGGCCGACCGCTTCCATGTCGTGCTGTACGACGTCCGGGGCCACGGCCGCTCCACGGCGCCGAAGCCGCTGCGGGGCGGCTTCACGCTGGAGAAGCTGACGGACGACTTCCTGGCCGTAGTGGCCGCGGTCAGTCCGGACCGGCCCGTGCATCTGGTGGGGCACGACTGGGGCTCGGTGCAGTCCTGGGAGTTCGCCACCGTCAAGCGCACCGAGGGCCGGATCGCCTCCTTCACCTCCATGTCCGGCCCGTCCCTCGACCACTTCGGTCACTGGATCAACAAGCGCCTCAAGCACCCCACTCCGCGCCGGGTCGGCCAACTCCTCGGCCAGGGAGCCAAGTCCTGGTACGTGTACCTGCTGCACACGCCCGTGCTGCCCGAACTGGCCTGGCGCGGACCTCTCGGCAAGAGCTGGCCGCGCATCCTGGAGCGCATGGAGAAGGTCCCGGGCGCCGGCTACCCGACCTCGTCCCTGCCGACGGACGCGGCGCACGGGGCGTGGCTGTACCGCGACAACGTACGGGCCCGGCTGCGCCGTCCACGTACGGACGCGTATGCGCACGCGCCCGTGCAGCTCATCACGCCCCTCGGGGACGCCTTCCTGTCGGAAAGGCTCTACGACGAACTGGAGCTGTGGGTTCCGCAGTTGACCCGGCGCACGCTTGCGGCGAAGCACTGGATCCCGCGCAGCCGCCCCGACCAACTCGCCGCCTGGATCACGGAGTTCGTGACGTCCGTGGAGGGCGGGCGGCCGGAAGCGGTGACGGCGACCGGGAAGTACGCCGACCGCTTCGGCGGGCAGCTCGTCCTGGTCACCGGCGCCGGCAGCGGCATCGGACGGGCGACGGCGTACGCGTTCGCCGAGGCAGGCGCGCGCGTGGTGGCCGTCGACCGGGACGCCGAGGCCGCGGCCCGCACGGCCGAGATGTCCCGTCTGATCGGCGCCCCCGCGGCCTGGGCGGAGACGGTCGACGTCTCCGACGAGCAGGCCATGGAGAAGCTCGCCGAGAAGGTCGCCACCGAGTACGGCGTGGTGGACGTCCTGGTCAACAATGCCGGGATCGGCCTGTCGGGCTCCTTCTTCGACACCACGCCGGAGGACTGGAAGAAGGTCCTCGACGTCAACCTGTGGGGCGTCATCCACGGCTGCCGCCTGTTCGGGAAGCAGATGGCCGAGCGCGGCCAGGGCGGCCATATCGTCAACACCGCGTCGGCGGCGGCGTACCAGCCCTCCAAGGCACTGCCCGCCTACAGCACCTCCAAGGCAGCCGTACTGATGCTGAGCGAGTGCCTGCGCGCGGAGCTGGCCGGCCGGGGCATCGGCGTCACCGCGATCTGCCCCGGCTTCGTCAACACCAACATCACCTCGACCGCGCACTTCGCCGGGGTCGACGCCGAGGAGGAGAAACGGCGCCAGAAGAAGTCCGCGCGGCTGTACGGGCTGCGGAACTATCCGCCGGAGAAGGTCGCCGACGCCATCCTGCGGGCGGTGGTGCGGGGTGAGGCCGTGGTTCCGGTGACGCCGGAGGCACGCGGGGCGTATCTCATGTCGAGGTTCACGCCGAGGGCGCTGCGCAGGATCGCGCGGTTGGAGCCGCCGCTATGA